AAGAACTCGCTCTCCTTGGTTCGAGGGATGTCAGCGGTGCCGTAGTCGCTCACCCAGTTCGAGATGCCGGCACCTGCCACCGCGGCGGCGAAGCGATTCGTCTGCGTAATGATCCAATCGGTCATGAATCCGCCGTACGAGTACCCGGTGACGCCGAGCCGCTTGGGATCGATCGGGTAATGAGCAAGTACATAATCGACGCCGCCCATCACGTCCTCGTAGTCCTTGATTCCCCAACCGCCACCCCACGTCGCCCAGAGAAAGCTCTCGCCGTAGCCGGTGGATCCGCGAGGATTCGTGTAGAGCACCGCGTATCCCTTTGCCGCGAACAGCTGCAGTTCGAAGTCGAAATCGTTGCCGTACGCGCCGTGCGGGCCGCCATGAATGGCGAGAATGAGCGGCAGTCGCTCGCTCGCGGCGCGCGGCGGAAGCAACAGCCAGCCTTCGACCTTCGTGCCGTCCTTGCTCGGAAAGGACACGCGGATCGCGCTATCGAGGCGGACCGAAACGAGGAAGGCCCCATTGACATTGGAGAGCCGTTTCTCGCAGCGCGTCAGGCGGTCGGGGCAGCTGTCGTCGAGGGAGGCAGTATATACCTCGGCGGGACGCGCGGCGTCGGTTGACGAGTACGCGACGCGCGCGTTGTTCGCCGAAAGTGAGAATCCACTCAACCGGCGCGCCCCGGCCGTGAGCTGTTCGACGTTGCCTCCGGCCAGCGGGACGCGAAAGAGATGGCGGTCGCCTCCGATTTCGGCGTCGAAGAACACCCAACGGCCGGTGACATCGACATCGGGACGGCCGGGGACGAGATTCCACGACGGCGTGAGATTGCGCCAGTGGGTGCTGTCGTTGACGGACGCCTCAGCGGGTATGCGGCACAGATCGACCGGCGCGCCACGCGACTGTTTCGACGCGATCACGGCGCTGAGTCCCAGCTCACGCCTAACGACAATCGATTTCCCGTCGGGTGACCAGGCGGGCGCGCTCTGATCGTAGCCGTCGTCGGTGAGGCGGCGCGTCGCGCCATCGAGATCGACGACGAACAGATCCGAGCGCTCGTAAGTGTACTCGTCGCGTTGATGCGTGTTCGCGATGATGGCGAGCGAGCGCGAATCGGGACTCCACGCGACGTCCCGCACGTCGACGCCGAAGTGCGTGAGCGCGCGCGGAACGCCGCCGCCGCGCGGCACGACGTACAGCTCCGCCGGCGGCGTGGCGAGGGAGTCTCGCGGGTCGCTGAGATAACCGCGTTGATCGAAGCGCGCGTTCATCCAATCGTAGATCTTTCCCTTGAAGCGCTCCGCCATCTTCTTCTCGTTCGGATCGGCGTATGTGCGCGGCCGAACATGCGCACGGTGCAGGAAGGCAATCCACCGATTGTCGGGGCTGAAGATCGGTGCCGCCGTGACGCCGTCGATCTGGAACGCTTCGCCCGCGGGGACGTCCATGCGCAGAAACCAGATCGCGCTCTCCTCAGCGGAATCGGCGGTCGCGGCGAGGGATCGCCGCCGCGAAGTGAAAGCGAGGAGCGCGCCGTCTGGGCTCCAGCGCGGCTCGCCAGCGCTGAACGATGGATTGCTGATCCGAACGGCTGGCGAAGAGCCATCGGCGAGGGCGAGCCAGATCTCGCTCTGGCGTCGATTCTCGTTCTCGACGAGGAACGCGCGAACGAACGCGACACGCTTGCCGTCAGGCGAGATCGCCGGCGCGCTCGCCGATTCGATGCGGTAATAGTCCTGAAGTTCCAGCCCGCGCGGCCCGGTCGCACCTGCCGCTGCCGGACGCGCCTGCGCGCGCACGGCGGCTGTGGGTGAGACGAGGAGGACTCCGCAGAGAACGCGGAGCGCGCAGCGAGTCGAGCGCGACGCGCGCATGTGAGAACCTCGATAGCTTGAGACAACGTAGCGTACGCGTGGTGCGTAGGCCGTCAAGGGTTCGACCCGCCAACACTCATGGTGCAGCCATGAAATGCTTCCGTTACGCTGTCACACTGTTTTCTGTCCTCGCGCCTCTGTCGGCGAATGTCCTCTGCGCACAGGCCGATTCAGCGGGGATGGTGGTCTCCAAACGGGGATTGGTCATCTCCAGCTCGTCGATCGCGTCGGACGTGGGCGCCAGCATTTTGCGCCGCGGCGGTAACGCGGTGGACGCGGCGGTGGCGACCGCATTCGCTCTCGCGGTCGCGTATCCTGGGGCGGGGAATGTCGGTGGCGGCGGCTTCATGGTCATTCGATTGAAGAATGGAACAGCGACGACGATCGATTACCGCGAACGCGCGCCGTTCGAGTCGAAGCCGACCATGTATCTCGATGCGAACGGCAAGATCGATCGCTCGCTGACTGCCACCGGCTATCTCGCTCCAGGCGTACCAGGAACCGTGCGCGGACTCGCGCTGGCGCACAAGAAATACGGAAAGCTGCCTTGGCGCGACGTCGTGATGCCCGCGGCGCGCCTGGCGACGCAGGGATTCGCGCTCGATTCCGAGCTCGCGCGCAGTCTCAATCGCGAAGTCGCGCAGGCGATGAAGCAGTATCCCGCATCGGTGGCGGCATACGGAAAGGCAAATGGCGGCTCATGGCAGCCCGGTGACACGATCGTGCTTACGGATCTCAGCCGCACGCTTACTGCGATCGCGACCCGCGGTCCGAGCGTGTTCTACACGGGCTGGATCGCGGACAGCGTAGCGGCGGACATGCAGCGCAATGGCGGCTTGATCACAAAGAAGGACCTCGCCGCATACCAGGCGAAGGAGCGCGCCCCGATCCGCGGCAGTTATCACGGCTATGACATCGTGACGATGCCTCCGCCGAGCTCCGGCGGCGTGGCCATGGTGGAGATGTTGAACATTCTTTCACACTTCGACATCCAGCGGGAGGGACGTTGGTCGCCCGAGACGCTGCACCTGATGATCGAGGCCATGCGTCGGGCGTACGTCGATCGGGCGCGCTACCTCGGCGATCCAGACTTCGTGAAGATGCCGCTCGCGCGCCTAACGTCTCCGAAATACGCGGCGTCGGTGGCAGCGCGCATCGATCGCACGAGAGCGACGAGCAGCGTCGAGCTCGGCAAGGATATCGTCACGCCAACGAGCGTGGCGACCGAAAGCGACGAAACGACGCAGTTCTCGGTCGTCGACGCCGATGGCAATGCCGTCTCCAACACCTTCACGCTCGAAGGCGGCTACGGATCGCACGTGGTCGTCCGCGGCGCGGGTTTCCTGCTCAACAACGAGATGGGCGACTTCAACAAGAAGCCCGGTGAGACGAACGTGCAGGGTGACATCGGCACATCGGCGAATCTCATCGCGCCCGGAAAGCGGATGCTCAGCTCGATGTCGCCGACAATCGTGACGAAGAATGGGAAGCTGTTCATGGTGACCGGCTCGCCGGGTGGACGCACGATCATCAACACGGTGATGGAAGTGGTGCTCAACGCGACGGGTTTCGGAATGAACGCTCGCGAGGCGGTCGATGCGCCGCGTCTCCATCATCAGTGGCTACCCGATGTCGCGACGTTCGAGCGTGACGCGATTCCCGATTCGACGATCGCGCGGCTCCGCTCGATGGGGCATACCGTCGAACAGCGCGGTCGCCAGGGTGACGCGCATACGATCATCTACAGCCCGAGGACGAAGACAGCCTACGGAGCGAATGATCGGCGGAGTGCTGACTCGAAGGCAGCCGCCCCTTAGGTCGTTGGTGGTTAGTCGTGCTTGTGAGCCGTGTTGCCGGGCCACTAGGATACATCGCGATACTGTGGTGCCTCCACTACGCCGCGCGCCATTCAGCGTGTATTCTTAGATCGACTTTCCGGGAGACGCCGAAGCTATGGCAAGACGGAAACGGGAAGGCGGAGGAGGGAGAGGAGCAGGCGGGCGCGGTCCGAGGATCGCGAAGCATCAGGGTCCCAAGTCCCCGTATTTCATGCAACCGGGGAAACGGGGAGTCGTTGTCGTTTTGCACCGGGCGTGTGGTAACCGCGTGGTGCCGAAAGTCTGCGGCGAAATGCCAAGCCGGACGCACGCGAAGATGCTGATCGCACAGCTCGAACGTGCGGAGTCCGTCGTGAAAGACCTCTTTCTCGAAGCCACCGACGACGGTATCGAGGCGCTCGAGGCAGTGTTGGCCGCGTGCCGAGAAGAGGTTTTGAAGCGCGGGCCGCGCGTGCACGAGGGCGGCCCTGGTTCCGAGGGCAGCGAGCCGGAGAGCGGTGGGGGGGAGAGCGAAGGTCAGAACCGCGGCGGAACGCCGGGTCGCAACAAGCGACGGCACCCACGTGGGCGTCGCGGCGGCCCTCGATTCGATCCGCCGTCGTCGAGCCCGCGTCCGTTGCCTGACGAGCCTAGTCATCCGACTGCTGGCGACGAGCCGTATAACGAAGCCGCGTCATAGCGCAGAGCGTTGAGGGTAGAGGGTAAAGACGGTGGGGTAGATCAGAGGCCCGGCTCGCAACAATCGCCGGGCCTCTTGTCTACCCCTACCGTCTACCCTCTAGTCTCGACCCTGCGCTACGGCACCACATCCGCCTTCACACTCTGATCGGCCTGATGCCGCTCCTTGAGATGCTCTTCCATCTTGAGTCGCGGTACGCCGTTCACGATCCAGTCGGCGGGCGTTACGCCCTTGAGCTGATAATCGAACCACTCGCGCATTCGAACGGCGTAGTCCTTCTGATTGATGGGCCGCTGCAGTCCATGATTCTCACCGACGTACTCGAGCAAAATGACATCCTTGCCGAGCTGGCGCAGCGTATTGAAGTAGGTGATGCCCTGATTGAAATCGACCGCGCCGTCCTTGTCGTTATGCAAGATGATCAGCGGTGTCGTCACCTTGTCCGCATGGAACGCGGGCGAATTGCGAATGTAGGCATCGTAGTTCTGAAGGAAGTTGCCCTTGAAGCGTCCCTGACTCGACTCGAAGATGCCCTGATTCGTGCCGCCCGTATTCCAGTAGATCGAGCTGTACATGCTCACCATGTCGGTGAGTGGCGCACCCGCGACCGCGGCATGGAACATGTTCGTTTGCGTCACGAGGAACGCGGTCTGGTAACCGCCCCACGAGTGACCCCACAGTCCGACGTGGCTCGAATCGATCATGCCCGTGGCAATCGCGGCGCGAACGGCGGGCAACACGCACCATACCGCCGACATGCCCGGATCGTTGACACGATACACAATGTCAGGATCGAGGACGGCGTACCCCCGGCTGGTGTAGATGCTGCGATTCGGCGTGCTCGTCTCGCTGGGCGCCGCATAGCTGTGGAGCAATTGCGAACGCTTCTCGTAAATCGTGACGAGCAGAGGATACTTCTTGCCGGCTTCGTAATTCGCCGGCAGGTAGAGCGCGCCCTGGAGCGTGTCACCCTTGTCGCTCACGTACTTGATGAGCTTCGCGCCGCTCGACCACGCGAACTCCTTCTGCTGCGGGTTGGCGTCCGTGATCTGACGTCCGCCGTGGAGGTCGGCGTTGGCCACATAGTAATTCGGGAAATCCAGCGCCGTCTGGCGAGTGTAGATGAAGACGTCGGCGTCTTGGGCCTTCGTGAAGTTGTACGACGCGTCGTCCCACATCAGCGACGTCACGCCCACCCTGTTGGGCTCGACGCGCGCCAGACCTTCCTTCTTCGTCCACTCGCCATACGTGCCGAAGTACAGTGGCTTCGTTAGGTCCACGCCCTCGTCGAGGGGGGGAGCACCGCCGCGACCGCCCCGCCGTGCGCGGCCGGCAAGAGCACCGGCGTCGAACGCGTATAGGCGCTGATATCGAACCTGAGTCTTGCGGCCGTCGCTCGTGAGATTCACTGCCTTTCCTGCTCCGGCAACCGGAACGCGCCACACGTCCCAACCGTCGGTGAGCAGCACCGCGCTCGCATCCTTGGCCCATGCGAGAACGGGACGCGGGGGCGGCACGAGGTTGTTGTGGTCGTCGTCGGTATTCACGAAGCTC
This Gemmatimonadaceae bacterium DNA region includes the following protein-coding sequences:
- the ggt gene encoding gamma-glutamyltransferase, coding for MKCFRYAVTLFSVLAPLSANVLCAQADSAGMVVSKRGLVISSSSIASDVGASILRRGGNAVDAAVATAFALAVAYPGAGNVGGGGFMVIRLKNGTATTIDYRERAPFESKPTMYLDANGKIDRSLTATGYLAPGVPGTVRGLALAHKKYGKLPWRDVVMPAARLATQGFALDSELARSLNREVAQAMKQYPASVAAYGKANGGSWQPGDTIVLTDLSRTLTAIATRGPSVFYTGWIADSVAADMQRNGGLITKKDLAAYQAKERAPIRGSYHGYDIVTMPPPSSGGVAMVEMLNILSHFDIQREGRWSPETLHLMIEAMRRAYVDRARYLGDPDFVKMPLARLTSPKYAASVAARIDRTRATSSVELGKDIVTPTSVATESDETTQFSVVDADGNAVSNTFTLEGGYGSHVVVRGAGFLLNNEMGDFNKKPGETNVQGDIGTSANLIAPGKRMLSSMSPTIVTKNGKLFMVTGSPGGRTIINTVMEVVLNATGFGMNAREAVDAPRLHHQWLPDVATFERDAIPDSTIARLRSMGHTVEQRGRQGDAHTIIYSPRTKTAYGANDRRSADSKAAAP
- a CDS encoding S9 family peptidase, which produces MRASRSTRCALRVLCGVLLVSPTAAVRAQARPAAAGATGPRGLELQDYYRIESASAPAISPDGKRVAFVRAFLVENENRRQSEIWLALADGSSPAVRISNPSFSAGEPRWSPDGALLAFTSRRRSLAATADSAEESAIWFLRMDVPAGEAFQIDGVTAAPIFSPDNRWIAFLHRAHVRPRTYADPNEKKMAERFKGKIYDWMNARFDQRGYLSDPRDSLATPPAELYVVPRGGGVPRALTHFGVDVRDVAWSPDSRSLAIIANTHQRDEYTYERSDLFVVDLDGATRRLTDDGYDQSAPAWSPDGKSIVVRRELGLSAVIASKQSRGAPVDLCRIPAEASVNDSTHWRNLTPSWNLVPGRPDVDVTGRWVFFDAEIGGDRHLFRVPLAGGNVEQLTAGARRLSGFSLSANNARVAYSSTDAARPAEVYTASLDDSCPDRLTRCEKRLSNVNGAFLVSVRLDSAIRVSFPSKDGTKVEGWLLLPPRAASERLPLILAIHGGPHGAYGNDFDFELQLFAAKGYAVLYTNPRGSTGYGESFLWATWGGGWGIKDYEDVMGGVDYVLAHYPIDPKRLGVTGYSYGGFMTDWIITQTNRFAAAVAGAGISNWVSDYGTADIPRTKESEFFGAPWQPKGYELLWRQSPIHYAANVTTPTLFVHGEADLRVPIEQGEQMYTALKKRKVPARMVRYPDSYHGGWSPWNSVHRYWQELQWWDRWLRKTATLSS